A genomic segment from Pseudobacteroides sp. encodes:
- a CDS encoding helix-turn-helix transcriptional regulator, whose product MLTAREYEDILFFVSSIQSENVLDFRHMVLRLLNVVFGYPHLTFFLSNEKGMLVDPVVLNMSDESLSDYNKYYFQTDIFHPINGYQKLLIQKDVITITDLMSYEDFEQTEFYNAFLKKYNLYYMIVMPLKVGSQIIGGIGISRPLQHGDFIEKDKLILDRLNKYISHFLWNYLNKLKLENEKQAIINSIQHLPVGLIILDSKFSLLHANKMAEDYCMDIVNKNSSNSLAHVINLLSLEYFGKSLKTTFYIKSYLFQLFPILVPSDQTSINSIYCVYISDQQNIDDNNIDDNESLYMLTEREKEITDLLAKGFSNKDIAKTLYLSTHTVRTHLKNIFQKVEATSRVSPEFRRN is encoded by the coding sequence ATGTTAACTGCCAGAGAATATGAGGACATCTTATTCTTTGTATCGTCAATTCAGAGTGAAAATGTCCTTGATTTTCGCCACATGGTTTTAAGACTTCTGAATGTAGTATTTGGTTATCCACACTTAACCTTTTTCCTATCCAACGAAAAAGGTATGCTTGTAGATCCTGTTGTATTAAATATGAGTGATGAATCATTGTCAGATTATAACAAGTACTATTTTCAAACAGATATCTTTCACCCCATAAATGGTTACCAGAAACTTCTCATACAAAAAGACGTGATTACCATCACTGATTTGATGTCCTATGAAGATTTTGAGCAAACAGAGTTTTACAATGCTTTTCTTAAAAAATATAACCTCTATTATATGATTGTAATGCCCTTAAAAGTGGGGAGTCAAATCATTGGAGGAATTGGTATATCAAGACCTCTTCAGCATGGTGATTTTATTGAGAAAGATAAGCTGATACTTGATCGGCTTAATAAATATATTTCACATTTTTTATGGAATTATTTAAATAAACTTAAGCTTGAGAATGAGAAACAGGCCATTATCAATAGTATACAACATCTTCCCGTAGGGCTGATAATACTTGATAGTAAATTTTCTTTATTGCATGCCAATAAAATGGCTGAAGATTATTGTATGGATATTGTCAATAAAAACAGCAGTAATTCCCTGGCACATGTGATAAACCTACTGTCATTAGAATACTTCGGGAAATCTTTAAAAACAACTTTCTATATAAAATCATACTTGTTTCAGCTTTTTCCTATCCTTGTTCCTAGTGACCAGACAAGCATCAATTCCATTTATTGTGTTTATATCTCGGACCAACAAAATATTGATGACAATAATATTGATGATAATGAAAGCCTATATATGCTGACGGAAAGAGAAAAAGAGATAACTGACCTTCTTGCTAAAGGCTTTAGCAACAAAGATATTGCCAAAACTTTATATTTAAGTACACA
- a CDS encoding IS66 family transposase translates to MKKSKPLQLILKLQQFDIDTLDFMYDFDVTFHNNLAERDLKMQKLRQKISGCSRGKDGADVFSRVRSYLSTAKKDGIDVMEAIVLTVKGQPFVLVR, encoded by the coding sequence CTGAAAAAAAGCAAGCCGTTGCAGTTAATTCTAAAGCTCCAACAGTTTGATATTGACACCTTGGACTTCATGTATGATTTTGATGTGACCTTCCATAACAATTTGGCCGAAAGGGATTTGAAAATGCAAAAGCTTCGGCAGAAAATATCAGGATGCTCCCGGGGAAAGGATGGGGCTGACGTATTTAGCCGGGTAAGAAGCTATTTATCCACGGCAAAGAAAGATGGAATTGATGTAATGGAGGCTATTGTTTTGACGGTAAAAGGGCAGCCATTTGTCCTTGTAAGGTAA